From the Cardiocondyla obscurior isolate alpha-2009 linkage group LG08, Cobs3.1, whole genome shotgun sequence genome, the window tatcatatacatataataaaattaccaaTTGTtgcatatatgtaatttttttttttttttattaaacagatATAACGGTACCGTATTGTTAGTGAGAAGAACAGACGACGAGATCCTCTGCATACCTAATAACAGCTTAGCTGGAAATCGCGGCAATATGTTATTGATGAAGCTGCTTCTTAGACGTTATCcacatttattttccaaaactTCCGAATCCGGAACAGTTTTATCGAGGTTCTTATCCGCTGAAGCGTCCGACAGAtgtatgaaattaaatattaatggtatagttacaaaaaattatgagaatatattattatctaattGATTCTTACATTTATGACAGCGTCGATATTAGCATCATTTAACGTGAAAGAGAAACAATgcctagaattaatagcggcTAATATACAAAGTAACGATGGGATAGTAAGTTATCCATCTACTTTGGGACAGGAGTGTAATATCAGTACAAAATTACAGTTGGTTCTCTTCCTTGTACGTATTtaacacacatatatatatatatattttttttttttaataaaaagtaaattttttttattctggattttattttttaggcAACAATGTATATGAAAGATCAACCGTCGTCACATTGCACCCCACTGTCTGTCGATCTCTTTCATCCAGGTTGGGATCCAGCGTCTCTCATTACTGTGAATTAGCTCtcatattactattttatcaaaatcaGCTTTTTAAGCTTCTCTTATTCGTGCGGTATATTGTGAACAAGTGAAAGCGATACTAACAGTGCAATTTTGTATTAAGTTTTAATagtacacatacacacattatttatttcatatatctATAATCAatcttacaaatttttatgaaaaatgtgACATACCatatatcattttaaatacataataaacACTTTAGTTGCGTTGcaatacacatttttattttacaaatcgcATACCTCGCGAAGCACTgctttgtataaaatttatttgtattacaatgtacatattaaaattaaaaattgcatatgtaacagaacaaaaataaaactattgttaacgtttctttttcttaaaaaaaaaaattaatatttagtgaatagaataaaaatacactAATACGCtagcacattttttttattaacagttTTTACAAACATAATGCTGTAAGTTGCATTTATAGATAAATTGAATGTTAATCCTACAATTACTTTCCAGACGTAAATTTTGATAAGCCCTCCAATAAGCTGACATAAGCCGTATGCTCGTAACATGTGCTCAATTCGATTAGTTTCTCTGCAAATTCATTTGAAACGCCTTTCTCCTCGAGATAGTTCATCAGTAAATCGTACAGATACTGTAAAATTAAGTGTTTTATTTCATGTAACAAACTATATAATGAAAATAGCACCAAACTTATTAGCCGAAAATATGTCacattctttatttaaacacACACACGAAAAAAGTCATGAGGATGTTTTATAagattgtatataattttccaaAGATCAATAATCAAAGTAGTCACAGTATAACAACTTTGTACTCAACActttggaaatattaaaacttcttagggttttaaaaattaatattatttattgttattaaaattaattaatatttagtttaattataattctcaATGATTGTctaattactattaatattttttgtataattatgtaagaaagaaatagacaGAAAACAAATACTTACACCATCAATAATCTCACCAGCTACAGAATATACTTTGTCGCTATGTTTCCCCTCATATAACGAGATTTCATCAATGCCAAAAATATCATctgcaaaaaattaaactttaataaaatacacagATAATAAATGACAAATTGAACATAATgtgctttaaaaattttatttatagtatttaattatatggcctagaaatggaaaaaaaatttgacaatatcaattaagtaataattatcaaagtaaagttaaaagaaattattttatattatttttaataatatattttcaaaaaaaagatatgtaaGTATATGTACTGTAATTATCATCTGCACCAGATGCACCAGGCTGGTTATTGAAAGAACATGTAAAGCCTAGAGTTTGATCACCCCTTATTATATCTACTGTAAAGGTTGGCTTGCTTTTCATCTCGCCAATTTCTACATTATCACTATTAGAATTTAAATCCTCATCAGTGTCTGCATCTACTGTGTGATTCACATTGAATGAAATATGGatgctggaaaaaaaaatagcatctGTTAGATTTATCAAGatcttatataatatttgtactaatttatattaattatttaaatttctaaaaaatgataaagcaTGATAATTACGTATCAGTgtcatctctttttttaagattaactTCAGCACCATTGAGAGATACTTTAAAGCCTTCTATTTCTGTTGGTATCATTTTCAATTTCTGTGCCTTTTTTTCAGCTATTATCTCCTCGGCCAAAAATTCTACTAATTCTTTCtccgctaaaaaaaaaaaaaaatttaatttatttatataatataaaaataatagcagggatattaaaaaaaaaaaggttttaaaaaattctaacagttgaaaatcttattaaaatactgTACATAATTTGAGACTTAAATTGCGTCAGACGTTAATAATATGCCTGAGATTAGGATAAAAGCAAGACTATACTAAAgacgattttaaatataagaatgGTCTACGCATATCGACCTTAAAGTTCTTAGACTGAAACGTTTGTTTGCAAATGAAACGACTGCCCACGACTACCTTAGAACGTGGTCGCAGAGAGCctaactcggaatcgcggcttccacgcgtacagatagAGGCTCGTTCTTCTACCCGACGGCAGCTGAAGCGTTGGCCTCACACAGaccgtccgtgtgaagccagcgcttcggctgccgtcggatagaagaacgAGCCTCAATCTGTACGCGTgaaagccgcgattccgagttagGCTTTCTGCATGGACGACTCGCGGCATCGTGGTCCCGATTACAGAAACTATTAATGCATATTCCAATCCAATGCGACACACCGGTTGATGACTCAATACCTTTGGTGTGCGATCTGCTGTAACATCTCCGAGTGCGAATATTGTGTAAATCGAGCGAGGAAATGAAAGGCGCAATTTCGGCAGTCTGCCGGCGGCCGCAAACATTCCACAAGGTTCGGATATGTTGGCTACTATTGCTGCCACATGACGATAGCACGTTGCGTACGGACGTAGCGCGTAATACACTTCTTACAATACCGTTCATGACTGAATCAACCACGGTCAACTACGTGGATAATTTACTatggaaaaaatacaaaaaaaactgCGAGGAAGATGTAGCGTCCGACAAAAGGGAAATGGATACTGACGAAAAGATCACTCACGACTACGCCATTAACAGCGACATGCACGGACCAGATAGCGCACGAGGGAACGAACTGAAGTACAGTTAGTGCAAGTAATGGGCCGTCGGAGCGCAAAAATCGGAGCACGTAAGTTTTgtttaaacgtttttcttcgtctttttaatatttccattttatctcgcgttatTAGCTGATTATTAGCTAATGCCACGCTAACAAATGttacagattttttatttgtatttataaattaaacatttgaCACTGTTCTTACTCCTTATATacttatcaattaattatagatCTCGTTATTCAATAGGGGTGATATTGACTGCACCTTCTACATTTCGTGACATAATCAGTGTAATCACATGTTCCTTCCAAAACACGTGTTTCTTCTTGCACGTGAAAAAAACAATgatgaaacaataaaaaacaatagcACGCTCCgcaaaacattaaattttttatgatgcCTGACGATACGCCGactgcgattttattttatgagcGTGATCTCGAAAAAGCAGAATTAAATTTGAGGTTCTGAAGAAGTTGGCGGGAATGGAAGTCAAAGAGCCTCTCGAATATGATCGAAAAACTGTTTCCTTCAGAGATTTTGGCAGGTTTAAATTGACAGATAGAAAATATGATAATGATTCTCTCAATATATATACAGCGAGGTTAAACGATCTGCGAAAAGACACTCTACACAGAGCAAAACTTAAATGGAGTAAGGCAGTTAAATTTCTGTAACCTTTTTACGACATAGCATCCacatttttccattttatatGTATTGCAGATGATCATCAATATGTAGAGATTTCACGTTTGTCTCTGGAAAGCCCAGAAAAGTCTTACATCTTAGTAGGAGTAATTTACAAAGATCAAAAGCTGAAGCCCTCTCTGCTGCGAGATCTCAGCAAGGAGTTGCAGCTGGAAGCGCGACCAAGTGGCACTTATGCATCAGtcgatgataaattatttctagaAGACGAAACCTTACGTGTGAGATTAGTAGGAAATCACATGGATGTACAAGAAGTAGTCACTGGGGTTGTTTGTGCAGTACTTGGACGCGAATTAGAAAACGGGACATTCTTGGTAgatacttaaataattatttcacagaGAAATCCTATttgctgaaataaaattttgctctTAGGTTGAAGACTGGTGTTTTCCAGGATACTGTCCAAAACCTTCTAGTTCCGGTGGCTTGTCAGTGGAAGATGGAAAGATTTTACTAGTATGTGGTTTAGATTTAGTTAATAACACGGATGAGCTCAGCTTAGATTTACTTTCGGAATGGGTCACCGGAATGGCAGGATGCGCCAATACTCAAAAGGAAGAAGCAGTTATTGCTAGAATTATTATCGCGGGTACATAtgctaaaaattttcatattttaaatagtaataaaaaatatatatgtataatatataaattattgtacagGAAATACCATTCGCGGCTCTGAAACAATATACAATCACAAAGGATATCATGAAACTAAATCAcatgatgaatataaaattaaagaaaatataaaagcgaTGCATAAACTTGACGCTTTTCTCAGCAATATTCTTCACTGCTGTTGTGTCGTATTAATGCCGGGAGAATTCGATCCTACTTGTAATTACAGCATGCCGCAACAACCCTTCCATCCATGTACTTTACAAAAATCAGTTAGGTAAGCGATTAAGCTTTACAGCAATGCGTTTATATTCGCCgagatttttcataaaatacaatttaaatgtgATACAGGTTTAAAAGCTTGCATGGTGCGACTAATCCTTGGATTGGAAATATTGGATGTCGTGTCGTAGCTGGATCTTGCGGCAAACCGATCTTAGATATCATGAAAATCGCTGGTCTATCTCAATTATCACCGTTGGAATGGTTGGAGCGTACCTTAACTTGGAGACATTACGCTCCAACTGGACCCGATACTCTTCCAATTtatccattttttaaaaacgatcCATTTGTCATGGACGAATGGCCGGACATTTATTTTGCCGGAAACATGGATAAATACGATACGAAGATAGTAACGGgtaggttttttttaattttatttgactaTTATCTTTCGttcacgtaaaataatttatatatggtATGTGCAGCTGACGAGGGACATGCAGTGAGACTGATATGCATTCCAAAGTTTTCGGAAGCAAAAACAGCAGTGCTGGTCAATTTGCAAGACTTGACGACGCAACCTGTTTCATTTGGTGACGATCTGACATAATTTGTACTACTGAGTGGCCGTTTACTGTGAAACACCTTGTATACGAAAagttaagtaatttaaatttatcgtgtTAATGTgcaataaaacataaaaaaatattgtatagtTTTCACAAAAAATGCAagaagattaatattaaaaatttgatcgagtttctcgtaaatatataattaaatttatttatttgaatatatattatactttatataataaatatataattattttaaacagtcATATAGCCTATTTATCATTGTACGTATTTTAATGACACTTTATAATATGGAATAAaagtgtaaataaatataaaaatttcttgtaaagtggtttataataaataatgagttgctataattattaatataattatgaatatgtatttataactCATTCACTGCttgtaaaagtatataaaacttatataattttttaatttctgtcattatttctttacgttgttatcgaaaataatataatgttacgtacatgaaataaaatattgtaacattattattaatatctgtGTATActcttttattcgtttttgcaataaatactATCTTTCTTTGGCACATACAGTTAGTATCTATTCTTTTAATACTATATCAGTCACgatatattgttaatttttataatacttgcACAGATGCATTAGATATTGGAATTTTGTAAGACATAAACGCATGCACGATTAAGAAAGAGAAGACTAATCAAAATGCGGTTAAAATTCTCAATTCGTGCCTCATTCCCGTTATTGTTTAGCGCCATAAATTTTTAGAGACCTGTAACGTTGCCTTGGTCTTTGTCTCActactaataatttaataaaaattttgagtTTTCGAACCGCAAGATTTGGAAGCAGGAATATTCACACGAACAGTAGTTGATTCTAGTTGCTGTTCATCGCTTGACGAATTGGAGCTGCTTGTTTGCTGATCCTCCGATCGTTCCTCACTTCTCATAGCGCATATTACATCTGTGAGAGCCACTATATAATTTTTGGCCAACGTTAATGTTTCAATTTTCGAGAGCTGTCTTTCTTTAGTCACATGAGGAATTACTTCACGCAGGGACTAGAAAAAAGAAGATTATCTTATATACTATTATATGctgatatattttacaaaataattattttaaaacacgtatatataaaattaaaaaaatctttacgaTAAGTCAGAAACGGACATTACTGGCTATAGGCagttcttaattaatttattaaattgcttttcgtctagttttattaatttttataccttaggtttaatatataataattaaatataatgactTTACGTACTCACACACCTGAAAGGCATCATTCAAACTGTGCATTCGCATACGCTCGCGTTCATTACTTTCCAGCCTTCTAAGAGTTCTCTCCTCTATTGTATCTCCCCTAGAGGgttttgacaattttaatcCCGTTCTCTTCGTTGTTCGTCGCAAGCCTTTACTACTTTGCGACGATTCCGTAGTCCACTTTGTCTCCCAAGTACTCTCATGCATCACTTTAGATCGCATagtatatttctcttttctaataacgaaataattaaattttatcgatttaaaGATACAATCTTTTTAACGTTTCtccttaaatatatatattttttctttttagttattttttatttaaatcgtacacaatatcaatatcaattttaattgcatacaTATCAAagatcaaatataaaattaatacttaatatttttgtgaCTTACTTAATATCGCTAGTCAGATTAATCCAACGTAAAAGACGATTTACGATCTTGCTTCCGTAGTTAGATCCGTCGAGTTAATGCATTTTAGTACTCTGTCACTGTACGACGTGTTATAAGTAagaattttccaaaatttgAAATTGTGATCTAGGCGCCGCGTGTACTTGTTGAGCCACGCTGGAcaactgacgtcgcgacgccgggGTGCGGCCGTCGCCACCTTCTACCCCCCGGTATTTCGTCACGTACTCTGTGTTCTTTTCGTTTTATCCGCATCAATGATTTTATCATATATTCACCaatgtattttattctctCACAATGAGTTCTTCAGTGatataagaaatattgtattttcagatccaaaataatatttgctaGCTAGAAGCACTTTGAtttgtgttaattaatttttactcagCATCTCGTATTCCTTccagtatttcttttttcccttacATCATTTTGTTGACAGATTCTTCTGtggacaatttaaaataatgacattttaatcatatacatatattatatatattatttgcattttaatatttttttccccgataATAAGAGAGCGGCCGATAACAAGTATCgagtattaaattttgtacacCCTGTATGTATAATTCCTGTCTATGTGTAAGCGGGCTACAGGTGGGCGTATGACGTAATTCGCCCACGCGGACTCTCCTGTCTACCCATTATCGCTCCGCTGGCAACGACTT encodes:
- the P32 gene encoding complement component 1 Q subcomponent-binding protein, mitochondrial, with product MNGIVRSVLRATSVRNVLSSCGSNSSQHIRTLWNVCGRRQTAEIAPFISSLDLHNIRTRRCYSRSHTKAEKELVEFLAEEIIAEKKAQKLKMIPTEIEGFKVSLNGAEVNLKKRDDTDTIHISFNVNHTVDADTDEDLNSNSDNVEIGEMKSKPTFTVDIIRGDQTLGFTCSFNNQPGASGADDNYNDIFGIDEISLYEGKHSDKVYSVAGEIIDGYLYDLLMNYLEEKGVSNEFAEKLIELSTCYEHTAYVSLLEGLSKFTSGK
- the LOC139104980 gene encoding DNA polymerase delta subunit 2 — its product is MEVKEPLEYDRKTVSFRDFGRFKLTDRKYDNDSLNIYTARLNDLRKDTLHRAKLKWNDHQYVEISRLSLESPEKSYILVGVIYKDQKLKPSLLRDLSKELQLEARPSGTYASVDDKLFLEDETLRVRLVGNHMDVQEVVTGVVCAVLGRELENGTFLVEDWCFPGYCPKPSSSGGLSVEDGKILLVCGLDLVNNTDELSLDLLSEWVTGMAGCANTQKEEAVIARIIIAGNTIRGSETIYNHKGYHETKSHDEYKIKENIKAMHKLDAFLSNILHCCCVVLMPGEFDPTCNYSMPQQPFHPCTLQKSVRFKSLHGATNPWIGNIGCRVVAGSCGKPILDIMKIAGLSQLSPLEWLERTLTWRHYAPTGPDTLPIYPFFKNDPFVMDEWPDIYFAGNMDKYDTKIVTADEGHAVRLICIPKFSEAKTAVLVNLQDLTTQPVSFGDDLT
- the LOC139104987 gene encoding protein dimmed produces the protein MRSKVMHESTWETKWTTESSQSSKGLRRTTKRTGLKLSKPSRGDTIEERTLRRLESNERERMRMHSLNDAFQSLREVIPHVTKERQLSKIETLTLAKNYIVALTDVICAMRSEERSEDQQTSSSNSSSDEQQLESTTVRVNIPASKSCGSKTQNFY